The genomic segment GATTGTGGTTGATAGTGAATGTAACTTCAATTGCTTCTTCTGTCACTTCGAGGGTCAAAGTAGGCATGTACCATCACTAACACCTGAGGATATTGGATTCGCCGCTGAGGCGGCTATGAGGATTGGTGTAATGGATTTTAAGTTAACTGGTGGTGAACCATTATTACGTAGGGATATTATTAAGATAATTGAGGAGTTAAGTCTAAGGAAGCCTAAGGACCTATCCTTAACAACTAATGGCTACCTCCTCGGTGAATTGGCTTCAAGGCTTCATGAAGCTGGCTTAATGAGGCTTAACGTATCACTGCATAGTCTTAAGCCTGAGAGGTACGCCTTCATAACTGGAACAAGCCCTAAGGTATTTAATAAGGTTATTGATGGGTTAATGAAGGCTAAGGATGCTGGGTTCACTAATATAAAACTTAACATGGTTGTCACCAGGGTTAACGTTGATGAGGTTGATGATTTAATAAGCTTCGCTGCGAAGCATGGTTTCTCACTACAACTTATAGAATTAATGCCTGTTGGGTATGGGGAGGTGAATTTCGATGAGAATTACGTGGACTTAAACACTGTGGTTAAGCAACTTATGGAGCGTGGAAGATTCCTTGGAAGTAGGGTTGATCTACATAATAGGCCCCTGCTCAGTGTTGATGGGGTTAAGGTTGAGGTTGTTAAGAATTACATGAATCCAAGCTTCTGCGCCGGTTGCACAACAATGAGGTTAACCAGTGATGGATGGCTTAAGACCTGTCTCTATAAGCCCCCGTCAGTTAGAGTTTGGGATTTAATTAAGAGTAGGGATCTTGAGGGGTTGATTAAGGCTTTCCAGAGGGCTAATGAGTTAAGGGAACCTAACTTCAGGAACACTGATAATCAATTAAGGCTAAGTAATATTAAGGTTAGGTTAAGGGTTGGTTAAATGCATTCACCCCTATACTTGTAAACCAGCATGGTTATCTCATTCCTAATCCCCCTTAACTTATCTAAATCATCCTTAAGCGCCGTGAGCTTAACCTTATCCTCATCTTGAAGTTGACTTATTTCACTCTTCAGTTTAAGTTCCCCATACTCAGCCTCCATTTCAGAAATTCTGGCATCTAATTCACCTATTATCCTAGTTAACTTCTCGATTCTCTCATCACACTCCCTAACGTATCTCTCCCTCTCATTCTCAAGCATCTTCCTGAATTTATCCACTAAATCCTGTGGAATCTTCTCATTATTACTAATCATGTTGAGCATTACGTCGCCTAGTTTAAGGAGCATTTCATTAACCTTCCTTAACTTATTAACAGTATCCTCAAGTTTAGCCTTAACATCATTAATGGTAGCCTCTAATTCATTCTTAGGTTTAACAATAATAATCCTCTCCTCATCATTGAACTTAAGCACGTTATTAGCCGTACTGTACTTAGTGACTTGGCCATCCCTACTCACGTTTACCCCAGTTATTATTACCTTCAGGTTATTGCCATCACGATTCACCTTATAATCCACTGAGGCAACTAACCCTAATTCCCTACCATTATCATCAATAACCCTCCACCCTCTATAGGACTCCATCTTCCTCTTAATCTTATCCTCTCTCCTATTGAAGAATGATAAAGGCATTGGTTAATTAACCTCATTAATGTTAAATAACCCTATTGGTTAAAATAAACACGGTGATCAGGCACAGTGCCTAAACATTTTAAATCCTTAATTACAGTACTCTACCATGAGCGTATTCAACGTGAGGCTTAGTAATGGATTAAGAGTTGTTGGTTCACACATACCTAACAGTGAGGTTGAGGCCGTTTACATGTTCTATAATGTTGGAGCTAAGAATGAGAGGGATGGCATATATGGGGGTTCCCACCTTGTTGAACATGTCCTATTCAGGAGCATTAAGGGGCTTGATAAGAGCATTGATGAGTTAGTGGAGGGGGTTGGCGGGTACTTCAATGGCTTCACCTCCTACGATACAACAGCCTATGTTGAAGTTCTACCAGTGGATAAGGCTGAGTTAGGCTTCATGATTGAGGCCAAGAGGATGAGGGATGCGTTATTCCTTGAGAATGAGTTTGAGCTTGAGAGGAATATCGTGCTGAGTGAATTCGACATGAATGAGAATGATGAGGAATCCAGGATGATGCTTGTGGCTGGTAGGAAAATGTGGGATTCACACCCGTATAGGCACATGGTTATCGGTGTTAGGAGGGATCTTGAGACCGTTAAACGGGATGAATTATACAACTACTATAGGCAGTATTATAATCCATCCAACGCAACCCTAGTGGCTGTGGGTGGGTTAAGTAAGAGTAGTGTTGAGAAGCTTGCTGAATCCTACTTCAGTAGTATTGAGCCTGGGGAGATTAGGGGTGATGTGGAGCCTTGGGATGAGCAATTCAATGGCATTATTAAAGTAACCATGAAGGGGTCAACACTGGTTCCTAGGCTTCTCGCATTATTTAAGTCACCTGGTTTACATAATGCTCAAGGCTTCTCAAGACAATTATTCGTCGACTTCATTCTAATTGGTGATAGGAGATTAGCCTATGGTTTAACCGCCGGTGAACCAGTATCAATACCTAGGTTCGCAAGGCTGTATAGGCTTGTTGAGGAGGGTGTAGCCTCAGGTGTCTATGCTAGTTACGAGTTAACATACATGAATGGACCCTACGGCATAGTGTTGAGGGGTGTTAAGGATCCTGATAAGGCCTATAGTAGGTTAATTGAGGTTATTTCAGAGAAACCCAGTGTGGATGAGGTTAATAGTGCCATTGCTAGGATTAAGGCTAGGTTAATCAACACAGTTGACTCACCCAGTAAGCTTGGTCAATTATATGGTGTAGGTGAATTATTCGCCAATGATCCTGAATACCTGGTGAAGTTAATGAATAATACCCAGGGCCTGGGAGCTGAGGATTACGTTAATCATGTGGAGGAACTTATAAAATCAGCAGTGGTGGTTTACTATGGCTAAGGTAATGAAGATAAGTCACTGGAGTGAGTCACTTGTTGTTGACGTTAAGTTGAACCTTGGCCTAGTTAATGAAGATACACCGGGATTATCAAGGGTTCTGGTTAACCTATGGAAGTGGTCTAGGGGGGTCATGGAGTTGGAGAAGAATGGTGTAACAGTATCATTCAATAACTCGTGGGATCAATTAACAGTATCAATAAAGACGCATAGGGGTAATTCAACCCTACTCAAGGGCCTTTGGGATGCATTAACTAAGATTGACTTAAGCCTACTGGGTAGAGCAATCAATGAGGCGTCAACGCAGGTTAACGTAGCCAGGGAGGATACTACGGCGAGAGCAATGGCTGAGGCATTGAGGGGCTTAATGCCTGATTCACCATATGGGAATCACCCTGAGGTTCTCCTTGGGGTTGACTTAAGTAGAATTAAGCCTGAGGATGTGAGGAAGGCACTGGATAACCTAGCCTACTACTCAGTGACCGTAGTGGGTGGTGATGTGGATATTGGCGGCTCTCCAGCTAATCCCAAGTGGCCCAGCGTGAAGGGGTATGGGGATGGGGAGGTTAACGTTAAGTTGAGTGGTAAGGTTCAAAACACCATTGCTGTTGCCTATCCTGCTGACTCAATATATGGCAGGGTCTTCAACTACATGGCCTTCAACACCCTTCTAGGTGGCATGGGTTTAATTAGTAGGCTTTACATGGAGATTAGGGTTAAGAGGGGGTTAGCCTACTACGCCTTCTCAACATACGTACCCCTAGGTGGTGTTGGGTTCCTTGTTGCCTTAGCGGGCACTAGGGAGAAGCATGTTAATGAGGTTAAGGAGCTAATACTTAAGACCACTGAATCAATGAGCACAGTGACTGATCATGATGTTGAAATGATTAAGGGTAATCAGAGGGGTAGATTAACGGTTAGGACGGAGTCACCGGAGGGGTTGGCGCAAATGTACTCGATAATACCTTTATACGGTTTACCTGAGGATTACTATGAAAGATACATTAACTTCCTATCCAACCTTAAGGTCAGTGACATAGTAGGCCTCACGCATGGGTTAGAGCACCATTACATAGCAGTGGCTGGTTCCTGAAAACTAAGCCGGCTCAACGTGAGTGTTCACTGATACGACTGATGGTATACTCTTCATTATATCATCCTCAAGCTTATCCACGATTCTATGAGCATCCTCAACACTATACCAACCTGGAACCTTAACAATAAGGTCTATTGCATACCCATTACCAGTATTCTTAACCTTAACATCAGAGACGGATACATTATGATCCCTAGCTATGCTGTAAACCCTGCTTACTACGCCTGGGTTAATTTGATCAAGCAATACATTTATTGACTCCCTGAAGTAATTAATCCCCAGGTACATTAGGTATGCTGCAATCGCCATGACGGCTACGGGTTGAATAATGGGTATTATCAGTGAGACTACCAGTGTTGCCGCTATTAGTAATGCATCCAGTAAATCAGCAATGGCGTGCCTAAACTCAAGCTTAAGTATTAAGTCACCTGTTTTAATGTAGCCAATCCTTAAGTAAAGTAACCTACTCAGCACTAGGCCAGCAACAGCAATAATAACGTACAATGAATCTAATGGCAACCTCTCGATAACACCCTTAATAATGCTAATAATGGCCTCCGCCACTAACCAAAGTGATGCACCCATTATTATTATTGCTACAGTGTACATTGATAAGTACCTGTACTTAAAATGCCCGTAGGGGTGATCCATGTCAGGTGGTTTTAAGGTTGGTCCAAGTCCAATGTACAGTGAACCCAGTATGACTACATCAAGCATGGTGTGTAAGCCATCAGCAATAAGCACTGGTACATTCATGATTACACCAGTTAGGAGTTCAATAATTGAGGTGGCGCCAACCAGTAGTGTCGCTATCTTTAAGTATAGTCTAGCATTACTTCTCATTGGTATTACCTCATTACCACTAGTCCACCTGCTATTAAATAAATTTTCATTCATACTCGATTCCGATAACGATACTGATTTCGAATTTATAAACCTAACCCCATTAGGTTGCTAAACACCACGCTTTGAGGAATTATTTATTAGCTTAAGGGTGATTAATGATTAAATGGTGATTAGTGAAGAATTCATTAATGAGGCATTAAGCAGGATTAAGCCTGGTGAAGTACTAGTGATATACGTTGATGATCAATCATCATTGGATATTGAAGATGTCGTATCAATTAGGATTAATGTGAATGATGATGAGTACTCAATACTAAGGCTAATAGCAGCGGCTAAGGCTCATAATGACCCAGTGTTAATGTCTAAGTGGATTATAACTGATGAACTGATTAACAGGAAGTATAGTAGGGCTGGTAGCTTAGCACTCCTAAGCAGAATAATTGATTATATTCTAATAGAGTCTGGGTATGATGGGTACGTTGCCAGGTCCTTTAATGAACAAGAATTTAGACGAGTACTCATTAATGGGTCTCAGGACTTGAAGTTAAGGGCCCTTGAGGCACTGGGTTTAGATGTACCGTTTAGCTTTAGGATGGCTAATAGGACTGATGATATTGATAATGTTATTAGGGGGTTAAGTGGGGAATTTGTAAGTAAGTATCTTGACTTGAGAAGTTATTTACTTAACAATACGGCTCTAGAGTACTTGCTTAATTACCTAGACCTATTGTTTAGAAATGCTTAAACTTCGACTATGCCTTAACTTTATATTTAATTAGAAATGCCTTTAATATCATGTGGAAAAATAATCTTAAGTCAAGAATATTCCACGGAAAAACTTATAAAATAATGATGAGTGGAGTAAAACCATGATAACAATAGTAGGATCAGGTAGGGTGGGTGCCACAACGGCTGCGTTCCTAATGTTCTATGAACTGGATAATGAAGTAACGCTGATAGATGTAATAAAGGGTTTACCGCAAGGGGAGGCCCTTGACCTTAATCATGCGGCGGCAATATTAGGGAAGTCAGTTAGGTATAAGGGTAGTAATGATTATAAGGACATGGAGGGCAGCGACATAGTTATAGTTACTGCTGGTCTAGCGAGGAAGCCAGGCATGACTAGAGAGGAGTTAGCAGGTAAGAATGCTGAAATAATTTCATCGATTGCAGATCAGATAAAGAAGTACGCCCCTAATTCAATAGTGATTATTACAACTAATCCACTTGATGCAATGGTTTACGTACTTTATAAGAGACTTGGATTCCCAAGAAATAGGGTTATCGGCTTCAGCGGTGTCCTGGACTCCAATAGAATGGCTTACTACGCATCCCAGATAATTGGAATAGCCCCAGAGTCAATAATTCCAGTTGTACTTGGACAGCATGGTGAAAACATGTACCCTGTCCCTGAGGCATCATTCGTCTACGGTAAACCTTTAACAGAGTTCCTGACCCAGGAGCAGTATAATGACATTGTTAAGAAGACTATTCAAGCCGGCGCCGACATAACTAATTTAAGGGGATTCAGCAGCAACTGGGGTCCAGCAGCTGGCTTAGCCTTAATGGTTGATTCAATAAAGAAGAATAGGAGGAGGGTTTTCGAAGCCTCAGTGTACCTTGATGGTGAATACGGCGTTAAGGACGTCTTCGCCGAGGTCCCTGTTGTATTAGGTAAGAATGGTGTTGAAAAGATAATTGAATTAAACCTAACTCCAGAGCAGAGGCAGAAGTTCATGCAGAGTATTGAAGCTGTTAAGAAGAACCTAACCCAGGTACCGCCGCAATACCTTAAGTGAGGGATTAAGTTAATTAAACCCAATTAACCCCCTTTTTACCAATGGCCTTAAGCAGTGGCGATGTTAAGGAACTGTTAATTAATCTACTGAAGATATATAGTCCAAGCGGTGAAGAGAGGGGGATTGCTGAATTTATTTCAAGCTTCCTTAAACAGCATGGTGCTGAAGCTTGGATTGATGAAGCCGGTAACGTACTTGCAGTGAAGGGGAGCGGTGAGAGAGTTTTATGGCTGCATGCACACATGGATACTGTGCCAGGTTTCATTGAGGTTAGGGGGGAGGGTGACTTAGTTTACGGTAGAGGTGCCGTTGATGATAAAGGGCCACTTACATCAATGATCACCGCCTTCCTCAACTCCAAACCTGAAGTGACACTAGTATTAACCCTAGTGACTAGGGAGGAGAGTGATAGCTTGGGTTCACTAAGCCTAATTAAGAGCAGTCTCCCTAAGCCTGATGGTGTAATTGTCGGTGAACCAACTAATATGCACATAGCCTACTCATACAGGGGGAGCGCTAGGGTTGAGGTTAAGTGCCTTGGCCAAGGAGGCCATACAGCAGGGCCTGGGGTTGAGGATAACCCTATATTGAAGGTTTACTCAGCATTCAACACCGTGGTGGGTAAGCTCGGTAATGGTCAATCAACTGAATCATACACGGTGACACCTACAGTTATTAATTGTGGTGACCACCCAAGTAAGGTACCGACTGAATGCACCATGACCGTTAACGTGAGGATACCGTTGAACTCCTCATGCATGGAATTAAGTAAGGTAATTGAGGGTATTGAGTGCGTTAAGATTATTGACTGCACAGACCCAATAACCGTTAACGTGAATAACCCAGTGGTTAGGTCATTGGTGAGGGCAAGCTTAAGGAATAATGTTAAGCCAATTCTATCAAAGAAATTGGGTACAAGCGATATGGCTATCCTAGCTAAGTTAACGCTAAACTTAGCAGCCTATGGACCTGGAGACCCAACGCTCAGTCATGGTCCAGTGGAGTACATTAATATTAATGATGTTTTACTAGCCAGTAACATCCTCATTAACGTTGTGAATGAATTCGGACGCATAAGTATGCAAAGGTAGAAGCTGAGAGCCAATGCTTAGGTAGTGATTTAACTTGTAATCCACGAGGGGTAATCACAGTCTAATAATGCTATAGTAGGCTTGGTGATGATCATTAAACGTAATTATGGTGATGAAATTGATTTTAGGGTATTATTACCCCCTTTATGTATTCTTTAGGCTTCTTCGATGCATATTCTAGGGCTTCCTGCAATTGATCAAGCCTCCACTCATGGGTTATGAGCTTTTCTTGATTAAATACACCCCTTTCAAGTAGTTTAGCCGCTATTCTCAAGTCAATGGTAGCGTATTCCTCCCCTGACCTAGCTGGTACCGCCATTACCAGGTCTATTCCCTTGGCATCCCATATCCTAAAGTTCACTTGAACAGGCAGTGAATGGTAACTAACTATGCTTAACCTACCCCTCCTACCAATAATTCTAGTCGCTAAATCAACGCCATTTGGATTACCACTAACCTCAAAGACTACGTTAAAGCCATTACCGTTAGTTAACTCCTTAGTAACCTTATCAACATCATCTACAGTTGGGTTCACTGTGGCTGTCGCCCCAAATTCCTTAGCCAATTTGAGTCTATCATCAATAATATCAAACACCGCTAATTCACTGAATCCCATTCCCCTCAATGCCTGGGTGAGTAATAGACCCATGTAGCCTGAACCAACAACCGCAACATAATCCCCAAGCCTTGGTTGAGTCACCCTAATCACATTAACTATTGCAGCCAGTGGTTCACCTATGGCGTATTCATAAGGTATGTTACTGGGTATTTTCGCAACACTACTAGCCTTAGCCACTAGGTAATCCGCATAAGCCGGTGAACCAATAGCAATAACCTTATCCCCAGGCTTAAAACCGGTTACATTAGGCCCGACCTCAACAACATCACCAACTGGCTCATGCCCAAAGGGGGCAGGCAACGTAAACCATACTGGTAAACCCTTGAATGCATAAATGTCACCACTGCATATTCCTGCAGCCTTCACTTTAATTAATACCTCACCTTCACGGGGCTTAGGTGACTCATGCTCCTCAATTCTAACCAAGCCTGCTGAAACAAGTACACCAACCCTATTCTTCATAACTTATTAGCAATTCAGTGGTATTAAAGTATATGTTATTTAAGTGCCTTAAATTCATTATTTATATTCTTGTTTCAGCGGGTTTACATGGTTACTCCAGTAGATGTGGATTAAGTATTAATGCTTACTAGATTTCAATAATCATACCATCCTTGGCAACCACGGTGCGTGGGAAAACATCACTGGCGCATTTCAAGAAGTCCCAGTAGTATTCGTAACCGTATCTAAAACTCATGTGAGTGAGCACAAGTAGTTTAGTGCCAGCCTCCTTGGCGTCTAATGCAGCGTCTAGGCATGTTGAATGGCCTCTGTTCTCAGCCTCATTAGAATCATTAGGTAGGTATGTTGAGTCATGGATTAGTATTGATGAGTCTTTAGCTAACTTAACCACGTTATCACCTGGTGACGTATCGCCAGTGTACACTACTTTTATTGACTTATCACCCACATTACTCATCACCATGGATGGCTCAATAACTCTACCATCAGGTAGCGTAATGGTTTCACCCATTTGAATCCTCCTCCAGTAGGTTACCGGTATGCCTAATTCCCTAGCCTTACCTGGATTAAATGTACCAACTGGTCTCCTTAACGTTATTAAATATGAATTATTCTGAACAGTGTGATAAGTGGTTACGTATCTTAACTCCAGGTTATCCATTGATTCAATTAAAGTAATTTCACTGGTTGGCTTAAGTTCAATAACGTTAATTTTGAAAGATGAGTTAACTGGAGTTGGCGTGAAGTCGCTTATCCCCACTGGGCCTATTACGGTTACTGGGGTAACCCTATTGAGCATTAGCATTGTTGCTAATAGGCCTGGAAGACCATTAACATGATCCGCGTGCAGGTGAGTAACCATTATGTGGGTTAACTTAAGTGGACTAACTCCAATACTCTCAAGTCTCCTAACAGTACCCTCACTGGGGTCGATAAGTATCCTATACCTATATACATCAATCAATACACCTGGTAATTCCCTACAGGGCCTGGGTATAGCTCCGCCGGAACCTAGGAAAATTATCTTAAGCACAGTCTGGTGCATTTCAGCCTAATTTAACTAATTCAGTGTTCAGAATAGAGGAGAGTTAAGAGTAGAATGTTGTTTGGTTAAGGTTTCTGGTTTGTGTCGCATTCGTCATCATAACATATTATAATAGGGTCATTAGCATCATTACTCCTCTTCCTATTGGTAAAGGATTGAGACACCGGCAGCATTGGTATTGCACGTGTAAGTTTACTTAAATTACCCCTACCCTGAATTATCAGCCATGTCATTAACGCCATACCCATGTTATACAGTACTATACCGGAGCCAATGTACTTATCCCCGGTTACACCTTGACCGTAAACCTCAACCATTATTGCTGTGTGACTAGCCATGACTATGTAGGTGTAGTAGGTTAAAACAGCGAAGGCGCCTACAGCATATATTAGAAGTAGCCATGAACTGGTTCTGCTTCTGGCGTTTTTAATGAAGAATATTGTTGAGGCTAATGATAATGCATCGAAGGATAGGAGTGAGGCTAATATGAGTGCGTCTAATACAATATTGAATTCAGCATTACCATACAACCATAGGTGTATTAGCAGGTAATCTATGGTGTATGCAATAGCAAGCACTGTGATTATACCTCCCCAATACAATATGTTGATTATGGCTTCTGGTATTGGACTGTTCTGGCTCTGGCTCACAGTTAATTACCTTACAACCCTTTTTTAAGTATTACGCTAATATTATTTAAATATATCGGTCATACACATATGGTTTATAAACGGTTGAATGTTTAAGCGGGGTAGGCTTATGGAGCGCTGTAAACTTAAACTTTTAATAACTTGATAATTATCAAAATTAATATTTAACTAATCTTATAATCTCGAAGTCATTACCCCTAAGCCTTGATATGAAACCCTCCTTCTCAAGGCTTGCTATAGCCCTACTTAAGTAGGATAATGGTACCTTAAGAATCTCCTCACCATACCATTCACTCAACTTATCTGTTAACTCCATTAGACTCCAATTAACCTTACTATTAGCCTTATACTCATCATTCATAATCCTCCTAATGAAGTTTGATAAATCCTCAACAAGGTTCCACGGATACATGAACCACACCCATTCCTTAACTTCATAGGCGTAGTAATCAGGTTTAAACTTAGCCACAGTGGATATCCACTGTAGGGCACCTGTCCTCACATCAGCCTTAGGCCACCTTGAGAGAACATGATCCTTAGCAATCACTACACTGTCACCGGTGTCTACAATATCATCAACGATTAGAACCCTTTTACCATTTAAGTCTATTTGGGCGACTGGGTACTTAATGTAAGCCTTCTCAGAGACCTGGGCACTACTGGGCCAGTGTACTACCTGTAGGCTAACCAGGTCACTGATACCTAGGTTATCGCAGAGTAACCTAGCTGGGACATAACCTCCCCTAGCTATGGCTACAACCACATCGGGGATCCATTTACTTTCAATTATCTTATTCGCCAGGGTTGAAGCCCACGTTACTATATCATCCCAACTAACCAACTTAACAGGGACCTTAACCACAATTAATTTCAAAGGGATACCCCTGATTTATAAGTATTAAGCTAATGATTTAACCTAGTATTAGGTAGTGTTCTTAATCACCCTTAAGCACTAATTTAAGGAGAGCCATCCTAAGGGGCACACCTAGGGCTGACTGCCTAAAGTACCTAGCGTACCTTGTTGAGTCTAACCTATGATCAACCTCATCAACCCTAGGTAATGGGTGAAGAATTATTAACGTATCCTTAGCGCCAATCAATGACTCTGGGGTAACCTTGAAGCTTCCCTTAACCCTCTCATACTCCACTGGGTCAGGGAACCTCTCCCTCTGTATCCTAACCACGTAGAGTACGTCTAATTCACTTAAAACCTCATTTAGGTTTGAATGCAGGCTATAATTCATCCCCCTCATTCTCATGAAGTCCACAAGCTCCCTCCTCGGCCTCAGTATTTCAGGGGATATGAGGCGTAGCTTAACTTTAAAGTTACTTAGCAGTTGAACCAGTGATGTAACAACCCTAGCGTACCTTAAGTCACCCAGTATGCCTATTGTTAAATCATCTAATCGCCCATACTCCCTCCAAATAGTGTATGCATCAAGCATTGCCTGGGTTGGGTGATTTTGGGTTCCATCACCAGCATTAATCACTGGTACAGTGGCTATATCGGCGGCGTACTTGGCTGCACCCTCAAGGCTATGGCGTATGACTATTATATCTGAGTAGGAGTCAAGCATTCTAATGGTGTCGCCAAGGCTCTCACCCTTAGCCACTGAGGATGCCTCCACTGAACCAAAGCCCAGTACTCGTCCACCAAGCCTTAGCATAGCGGTCTCGAAGCTTAACCTAGTTCTAGTGCTTGGTTCAAAGAATGCCGTGGCCATTATCTTACCATCAAGTATGTTTAACTTGGATTTAGCGTAATTCTCCATTTCCTTAGCCTCATAGAATAATTGCATTAAATCATCCCTAGTGAAATCCAGGGATGAGATGACGTCCCTGTTTAACCAAGTCAAGGGACCCTCGCCTACTACTGGACCGGTGTTTATAAGTTAAGCGGATTTATACTGTTCAAGAACCACGGGTGGTACATCATCATTAACGGGTACTGATAATATACCCTTAGTCCTCTCCGCTAAATGCTCCACAATAGGCATGTCCTCGGGATACACCTCACCTATAACATTGAACCTAGGGTCAGGTGGCGCATCATCCTTAAATATCCAGACCTGTATATAATGTGGATTATCATTCACCACCGTAACCGCACCCTTAAACCTCCTGACAATGTTCCTTGGTTTAATATTATTTTCACCACCCGCCGTTAATCCAATGGTCTTCTCCTTAATCCTAACATCATGAAACTCCCTATTAAATACCTTAGCCTCCTCCTCGGTTAAGCCGTAGTAAGTAATAACCCTTATTCTGGTTCTCCGCTTGGCATTAGCCACTTTCCTTAAGTCTTCATCAGATGGCAGTGGGTCACCTATGAGTACCCTATCTATGTACCTTGAGTTAAGGAGTATTGATGCTGAATTCTCAATATCCATGTGCCTAAGACTCTCCACAGTGGTCCTCTCCCCATCCTTAACTGATACGAATATGCCAACGGGTATACCCCTATTGTGGAATTCCCTGGACTTAGCTAATGCATCCTCTAGACTTAAACCAGTGTACTCCCATGGGTACCAGTCGTGACTAGCCATTAGGTTTTCTGGTTTTCTAACCAGTTTAAGCAACTTATCTAATTCATCAAGTGGAAAAACGCTCGCATTCAACTCAACCTTAATCCCAAGATCATTATTAGCCATTGTTGCTAATTGCTCCAGGTTAAAGCCCCAGTCAGCCCTAACTCCCTTAATACCCATCTTCCTGAAGAAGCTTAAGTCACCTGGGGATGCACCTAGGTCTGAAAGCACCCTAGGATTAATATCCACGAAGTAGTAGTAGCCT from the Caldivirga maquilingensis IC-167 genome contains:
- a CDS encoding ribonuclease Z; translation: MLKIIFLGSGGAIPRPCRELPGVLIDVYRYRILIDPSEGTVRRLESIGVSPLKLTHIMVTHLHADHVNGLPGLLATMLMLNRVTPVTVIGPVGISDFTPTPVNSSFKINVIELKPTSEITLIESMDNLELRYVTTYHTVQNNSYLITLRRPVGTFNPGKARELGIPVTYWRRIQMGETITLPDGRVIEPSMVMSNVGDKSIKVVYTGDTSPGDNVVKLAKDSSILIHDSTYLPNDSNEAENRGHSTCLDAALDAKEAGTKLLVLTHMSFRYGYEYYWDFLKCASDVFPRTVVAKDGMIIEI
- a CDS encoding MupG family TIM beta-alpha barrel fold protein; translation: MVKSIGISFAVGRRETVPRTMEIMRKASELGFTEVWSGVGLDSLDLVKDIAKLANELGYYYFVDINPRVLSDLGASPGDLSFFRKMGIKGVRADWGFNLEQLATMANNDLGIKVELNASVFPLDELDKLLKLVRKPENLMASHDWYPWEYTGLSLEDALAKSREFHNRGIPVGIFVSVKDGERTTVESLRHMDIENSASILLNSRYIDRVLIGDPLPSDEDLRKVANAKRRTRIRVITYYGLTEEEAKVFNREFHDVRIKEKTIGLTAGGENNIKPRNIVRRFKGAVTVVNDNPHYIQVWIFKDDAPPDPRFNVIGEVYPEDMPIVEHLAERTKGILSVPVNDDVPPVVLEQYKSA
- the pyrB gene encoding aspartate carbamoyltransferase yields the protein MTWLNRDVISSLDFTRDDLMQLFYEAKEMENYAKSKLNILDGKIMATAFFEPSTRTRLSFETAMLRLGGRVLGFGSVEASSVAKGESLGDTIRMLDSYSDIIVIRHSLEGAAKYAADIATVPVINAGDGTQNHPTQAMLDAYTIWREYGRLDDLTIGILGDLRYARVVTSLVQLLSNFKVKLRLISPEILRPRRELVDFMRMRGMNYSLHSNLNEVLSELDVLYVVRIQRERFPDPVEYERVKGSFKVTPESLIGAKDTLIILHPLPRVDEVDHRLDSTRYARYFRQSALGVPLRMALLKLVLKGD
- a CDS encoding phosphoribosyltransferase; its protein translation is MVKVPVKLVSWDDIVTWASTLANKIIESKWIPDVVVAIARGGYVPARLLCDNLGISDLVSLQVVHWPSSAQVSEKAYIKYPVAQIDLNGKRVLIVDDIVDTGDSVVIAKDHVLSRWPKADVRTGALQWISTVAKFKPDYYAYEVKEWVWFMYPWNLVEDLSNFIRRIMNDEYKANSKVNWSLMELTDKLSEWYGEEILKVPLSYLSRAIASLEKEGFISRLRGNDFEIIRLVKY